One Actinosynnema pretiosum DNA segment encodes these proteins:
- a CDS encoding DEAD/DEAH box helicase — MTDAPDDDRTSFADLGLRPELLRALSGLGYEEPTPIQREAIGPLTEGRDLLGQAATGTGKTAAFALPVLERLAQVEKRGDAPFALVLVPTRELAVQVSEAVHRYGRELNARVLPIYGGQPIGRQLRVLERGVDVVVATPGRAVDHLGRGTLNLEDLQVVVLDEADEMLDMGFAEDLDTILAETPKQRQTVLFSATMPPRIDKLARQHLTEPARITINQERAEPGEAPRVRQVAYVVPRAHKPAALGRVLDVEAPTAAIVFCRTRDEVDQLTETLNGRGYRAESLHGGISQEQRDRVMARLRNGTADLLVATDVAARGLDVEQLTHVVNYNVPSAPESYVHRIGRVGRAGREGVAITLAEPREHGMLKTIERVTKQRITMEKVPTVADLRARRLELTRAALHESLLEDDLERFRVVVESLSDEFDVMEVALAAVKLAHEASGAAADEEEIPEVAHRPDRGRGGAAGGDGQRRERRVRPPTAGMTRLFVGAGRSSGIRPQDIVGAIAGEARLQGRDIGAIEITDRFSLVEVPESSAQHVITALRGATMKGRKVTVRRERDAQR, encoded by the coding sequence ATGACCGACGCGCCCGACGACGACAGGACCAGCTTCGCCGACCTCGGGCTCCGCCCCGAACTGCTGCGGGCGCTCTCCGGACTCGGCTACGAAGAACCCACCCCCATCCAGCGCGAGGCCATCGGGCCGCTGACCGAGGGGCGTGACCTGCTCGGGCAGGCCGCCACCGGGACCGGCAAGACCGCCGCCTTCGCGCTGCCCGTGCTCGAACGCCTCGCGCAGGTCGAGAAGCGCGGCGACGCGCCGTTCGCGCTCGTGCTCGTCCCCACCCGCGAACTGGCCGTGCAGGTCTCCGAGGCCGTGCACCGCTACGGGCGCGAGCTGAACGCCCGCGTGCTCCCTATCTACGGCGGCCAGCCCATCGGCAGGCAGCTGCGCGTGCTGGAGCGCGGCGTCGACGTCGTCGTCGCCACGCCCGGACGCGCCGTGGACCACCTCGGCCGGGGCACGCTGAACCTGGAGGACCTCCAGGTCGTGGTGCTGGACGAGGCGGACGAGATGCTCGACATGGGTTTCGCCGAGGACCTGGACACGATCCTGGCAGAGACCCCCAAGCAGCGGCAGACCGTGCTGTTCTCCGCCACGATGCCCCCGCGCATCGACAAGCTGGCCCGCCAGCACCTGACCGAGCCCGCCCGCATCACCATCAACCAGGAGCGCGCCGAGCCCGGCGAGGCCCCGCGCGTGCGCCAGGTCGCGTACGTCGTGCCGCGCGCCCACAAGCCCGCCGCGCTCGGCCGGGTGCTGGACGTGGAGGCCCCGACCGCCGCCATCGTCTTCTGCCGCACCCGCGACGAGGTCGACCAGCTCACCGAGACCCTCAACGGTCGCGGCTACCGGGCGGAGTCGCTGCACGGCGGCATCAGCCAGGAGCAGCGCGACCGGGTGATGGCGCGGTTGCGCAACGGCACCGCCGACCTGCTCGTCGCCACGGACGTGGCGGCGCGCGGCCTGGACGTCGAGCAGCTCACGCACGTCGTGAACTACAACGTGCCGTCCGCCCCCGAGTCCTACGTGCACCGCATCGGCCGGGTCGGCCGCGCGGGCCGCGAGGGCGTGGCGATCACGCTGGCCGAGCCGCGCGAGCACGGGATGCTCAAGACGATCGAGCGGGTCACCAAGCAGCGGATCACCATGGAGAAGGTCCCCACGGTGGCCGACCTGCGGGCCCGCAGGCTGGAGCTGACCCGCGCGGCGCTGCACGAGAGCCTGCTGGAGGACGACCTGGAGCGCTTCCGGGTGGTCGTGGAGTCGCTGTCCGACGAGTTCGACGTCATGGAGGTGGCGCTCGCGGCGGTCAAGCTCGCGCACGAGGCCAGCGGCGCGGCGGCGGACGAGGAGGAGATCCCCGAGGTCGCGCACCGCCCCGACCGGGGCCGGGGCGGCGCCGCGGGGGGCGACGGGCAGCGGCGCGAGCGCCGGGTCCGGCCGCCGACGGCGGGCATGACGCGGCTGTTCGTGGGCGCCGGGCGCAGCTCGGGCATCCGGCCGCAGGACATCGTGGGCGCGATCGCGGGCGAGGCCCGGCTGCAGGGCCGGGACATCGGCGCGATCGAGATCACCGACCGGTTCTCGCTGGTGGAGGTGCCGGAGAGCTCGGCGCAGCACGTGATCACGGCGCTGCGCGGGGCGACCATGAAGGGCCGGAAGGTGACCGTGCGGCGGGAGCGCGACGCGCAGCGCTGA
- a CDS encoding pyridoxal phosphate-dependent decarboxylase family protein: protein MDDRGRPEAPAPDLTSDNAAGKHAGGQDPFEQPPIPPDAAGRGPVDNAAAALELVARAAAPFLAGLDDRPVHPPGRDRLIDELTGPLPEDGDGALVAVAELLRVGTAAATATAGPRYFGYVVGGATPAAQAGDWVVSLLDQPAGLWPTSPLAAGAETVVLGWLKDLLGFPASHGGVLTPSATFANLTGLACARQWWAAEHGVDVAADGLAGLPRMPVLSSGYAHASCRKALQVLGCGRDGVRLVAHPDGSLDVDRLDRELADSGPSVLIGTAGEVDAGRYDPLDELADLAERHGAWLHVDGAFGLFAAASPRTRGLVRGVERADSVAADCHKWLNTPYESGFALVRDRSALGRAFGSWNAAYLPEPDDTRVDYNTLGPESSRRARALPLWAALRAYGRAGHRAVVERHLELARRLGGLVEAADDLELLSPVTLFVVCFRYRPAGVTDPARLDALNRSLGAALAEDGRVHAGTTVHRGSVALRPAIVNWRTRPEDVDLLVAVVRELGARVAAR from the coding sequence GTGGACGACCGAGGACGCCCCGAGGCCCCCGCCCCGGACCTGACCAGCGATAACGCGGCCGGCAAGCACGCGGGCGGGCAGGACCCGTTCGAGCAGCCCCCGATCCCGCCGGACGCCGCCGGTCGCGGCCCGGTCGACAACGCCGCCGCCGCGCTGGAGCTGGTGGCGCGCGCGGCGGCCCCGTTCCTGGCCGGGCTGGACGACCGCCCGGTGCACCCGCCAGGCCGCGACCGCCTGATCGACGAGCTGACCGGCCCGCTCCCCGAGGACGGCGACGGCGCGCTCGTCGCGGTCGCCGAACTGCTCCGCGTGGGGACGGCAGCCGCCACCGCCACCGCGGGCCCGAGGTACTTCGGCTACGTCGTCGGCGGCGCCACCCCCGCCGCGCAGGCCGGGGACTGGGTCGTCTCGCTGCTCGACCAGCCCGCGGGCCTGTGGCCGACCTCGCCGCTGGCCGCGGGGGCCGAGACCGTCGTGCTGGGCTGGTTGAAGGACCTGCTCGGGTTCCCCGCCTCGCACGGCGGCGTGCTCACCCCGAGCGCGACGTTCGCGAACCTGACCGGCCTGGCCTGCGCGCGGCAGTGGTGGGCCGCCGAGCACGGGGTGGACGTGGCCGCCGACGGCCTGGCCGGGCTGCCGAGGATGCCGGTGCTCTCCAGCGGCTACGCGCACGCGAGCTGCCGCAAGGCCCTGCAGGTGCTCGGCTGCGGCCGGGACGGCGTGCGGCTGGTGGCCCACCCGGACGGGAGCCTGGACGTCGACCGGCTGGACCGGGAGCTGGCCGACTCGGGGCCCTCGGTGCTGATCGGCACGGCGGGCGAGGTCGACGCGGGCCGGTACGACCCGCTCGACGAGCTGGCGGACCTCGCGGAGCGGCACGGGGCGTGGCTGCACGTGGACGGCGCGTTCGGCCTGTTCGCCGCCGCCTCGCCGCGCACGCGGGGGCTGGTGCGCGGGGTCGAGCGGGCCGACTCGGTGGCGGCGGACTGCCACAAGTGGCTGAACACCCCGTACGAGAGCGGGTTCGCGCTGGTGCGCGACCGGAGCGCGCTGGGGCGGGCGTTCGGCTCGTGGAACGCGGCCTACCTGCCGGAACCGGACGACACGCGGGTCGACTACAACACGCTGGGCCCGGAGTCCTCGCGCCGCGCGCGGGCGCTGCCGCTGTGGGCGGCGCTGCGCGCGTACGGGCGGGCGGGGCACCGGGCGGTGGTGGAGCGGCACCTGGAGCTGGCGCGGCGGCTCGGCGGGCTGGTGGAGGCGGCGGACGACCTGGAGCTGCTGTCGCCGGTGACGCTGTTCGTCGTCTGCTTCCGGTACCGGCCCGCCGGGGTGACCGACCCGGCCCGGCTGGACGCGCTGAACCGCTCGCTCGGGGCGGCGCTGGCCGAGGACGGCCGGGTGCACGCGGGGACGACGGTGCACCGGGGCTCGGTGGCGCTGCGACCGGCGATCGTGAACTGGCGGACCCGGCCGGAGGACGTGGACCTGCTGGTGGCGGTGGTGCGGGAGCTCGGGGCGCGGGTGGCGGCTCGGTAG
- a CDS encoding MFS transporter: MATGFRAVFGVAEFRVLWCAAVLSTLGDQLARVALSVLVFERTNSAAWTALTYALTMLPALFSGVLFSGLADRYPRRTVMVVADLLRAVVLAVMALPGVPLPLVAALLVLAQLAEPPFAAAQGALLPAVLGDRYEAGQSVHLITHQAGLLLGFAGGGLAVHWLGTSGALAADAATFAISALLLRLGLEARPAPASARTTRLRINEGAALVWRTPRLRLLVLLGWLALFTVVPEGLAAPFSDEVGTGAAGVGVLLAADPAGMVLGTVLLRYLPTERRVRLLGLLAVATALPLVAYLLHPGLLGAVTLLALSGVFSAYQVTAGATFVRLVPDARRGQALGFARSGLVAAQGVGVAGGGLLATATGSAATAIAIAAGVGVLAAAAVTARWMALGPLEQLAEG, from the coding sequence ATGGCGACGGGTTTCCGGGCGGTCTTCGGGGTGGCGGAGTTCCGCGTGCTGTGGTGCGCGGCGGTCCTGTCCACGCTCGGCGACCAGCTCGCTCGCGTGGCGTTGTCCGTGCTCGTGTTCGAGCGCACCAACTCGGCCGCGTGGACAGCCCTCACCTACGCGCTGACCATGCTCCCGGCGCTGTTCTCCGGCGTCCTGTTCTCCGGGCTGGCGGACCGGTACCCCCGCCGCACGGTGATGGTCGTGGCGGATCTGCTGCGGGCCGTCGTGCTCGCGGTCATGGCGCTGCCGGGCGTGCCGCTGCCGCTCGTGGCGGCGTTGCTGGTCCTGGCGCAGCTGGCGGAGCCGCCGTTCGCCGCGGCCCAGGGGGCGCTGCTCCCCGCGGTGCTGGGGGACAGGTACGAGGCCGGGCAGTCCGTCCACCTCATCACCCACCAGGCTGGGCTGCTGCTCGGCTTCGCCGGGGGCGGGCTGGCGGTGCACTGGCTGGGCACCTCGGGGGCGCTGGCCGCCGACGCGGCCACGTTCGCGATCTCCGCGCTGCTGCTGCGGCTGGGGCTCGAGGCGCGTCCGGCTCCCGCCTCCGCGCGGACGACGCGGCTGCGGATCAACGAAGGCGCGGCGCTGGTCTGGCGCACCCCGCGACTGCGGCTGCTGGTGCTGCTCGGGTGGCTCGCGCTGTTCACCGTGGTGCCCGAGGGACTGGCCGCGCCGTTCTCCGACGAGGTCGGGACCGGGGCCGCCGGGGTGGGGGTGCTGCTCGCCGCGGACCCCGCCGGGATGGTCCTGGGCACCGTCCTGCTGCGCTACCTGCCCACCGAACGGCGGGTGCGGCTGCTGGGCCTTCTGGCCGTCGCCACCGCCCTGCCGCTGGTCGCCTACCTGCTGCACCCCGGACTGCTCGGCGCCGTCACCCTCCTGGCCCTCAGCGGCGTCTTCAGCGCCTACCAGGTGACCGCCGGGGCCACCTTCGTCCGCCTGGTCCCGGACGCCCGCCGGGGGCAGGCCCTCGGGTTCGCCCGCAGCGGCCTGGTCGCAGCCCAGGGCGTCGGCGTGGCCGGTGGTGGCCTGCTCGCCACGGCCACCGGATCGGCCGCCACGGCCATCGCGATCGCCGCCGGGGTCGGCGTCCTCGCCGCCGCCGCCGTCACCGCGCGGTGGATGGCGCTGGGCCCGCTGGAGCAGCTCGCCGAGGGCTGA
- a CDS encoding Lrp/AsnC family transcriptional regulator has protein sequence MTNLEPIDRAILRELSTDGRCSFTDLAERVGLSVSAVHQRVRRLEQRGVVKGYAARLDGDEVGLPLTAFISLTPIDPAAPDDYPERLEHLAQIEACYSVAGDSSYLVRVRVASPKALEDLLRQIREVANVSTRTTVVLSTPYEDRPPAV, from the coding sequence GTGACGAACCTGGAGCCGATCGACCGGGCGATCCTGCGCGAGCTGTCCACGGACGGGCGGTGCAGCTTCACCGACCTCGCGGAGCGGGTCGGCCTGAGCGTGTCGGCCGTGCACCAGCGGGTGCGCAGGCTGGAGCAGCGGGGGGTGGTCAAGGGGTACGCGGCCCGGTTGGACGGGGACGAGGTCGGGTTGCCGCTGACCGCGTTCATCTCGCTGACGCCGATCGACCCGGCGGCCCCGGACGACTACCCGGAGCGGCTGGAGCACCTGGCGCAGATCGAGGCCTGCTACTCGGTGGCGGGCGACTCGTCGTACCTGGTGCGGGTGCGCGTGGCCTCGCCCAAGGCGCTGGAGGACCTGCTGCGGCAGATCCGGGAGGTGGCGAACGTGTCGACGCGGACCACGGTCGTGCTGTCCACGCCTTACGAGGACCGGCCGCCCGCGGTGTGA
- a CDS encoding 5'-3' exonuclease produces the protein MSSPLVLMDAASLYFRSFYALPESMTAPDGTPVNAVRGFVDTIAKIVNDRNAARLVACLDADWRPEFRVAALPSYKAHRVAESGDAEEVPDTLTPQVPIILDVLDAVGIATAEAPGHEADDVIGTLVARETTAPVEVVTGDRDLFQVVRTTPTPAGVLYLGRGWAKAELVGPAELAAKYALPEQNAGRAYADMAVLRGDPSDGLPGVAGIGEKTAAKLITEFGSLEAVLAAVHDGRDRKLTTKARNALIAAEDYLAAAPTVVNVALDAPVTQDRDDTLPATPADPDRLTELTKRWGLGSSVPRLLTALERRAER, from the coding sequence GTGAGCAGCCCGCTCGTCCTGATGGACGCCGCCAGCCTGTACTTCCGGTCGTTCTACGCGCTCCCGGAGTCGATGACCGCACCGGACGGCACCCCGGTCAACGCGGTGCGCGGTTTCGTCGACACCATCGCCAAGATCGTCAACGACCGGAACGCCGCCAGGCTCGTGGCCTGCCTGGACGCCGACTGGCGCCCGGAGTTCCGGGTGGCCGCGCTGCCCTCCTACAAGGCCCACCGCGTGGCGGAGAGCGGCGACGCCGAGGAGGTCCCCGACACCCTCACCCCGCAGGTCCCGATCATCCTGGACGTCCTCGACGCCGTGGGCATCGCCACCGCCGAGGCCCCCGGCCACGAGGCCGACGACGTCATCGGCACCCTGGTGGCCCGCGAAACCACCGCCCCGGTCGAGGTCGTCACCGGCGACCGCGACCTCTTCCAGGTGGTCCGCACCACCCCGACCCCAGCAGGCGTCCTCTACCTGGGCCGGGGCTGGGCGAAGGCGGAACTGGTGGGCCCGGCGGAACTCGCCGCCAAGTACGCCCTCCCCGAGCAGAACGCAGGCCGCGCCTACGCAGACATGGCAGTCCTGCGCGGCGACCCTTCCGACGGCCTCCCCGGCGTGGCGGGCATCGGCGAGAAGACCGCAGCAAAACTCATCACCGAGTTCGGCTCCCTGGAGGCAGTCCTGGCAGCAGTCCACGACGGCCGCGACCGCAAGCTCACCACCAAGGCCCGCAACGCCCTGATCGCCGCAGAGGACTACCTGGCCGCAGCCCCCACCGTGGTCAACGTGGCCCTGGACGCCCCGGTGACCCAAGACCGCGACGACACCCTCCCCGCAACCCCCGCAGACCCGGACCGCCTGACCGAACTGACGAAGCGCTGGGGCCTGGGCAGCTCAGTCCCCCGCCTGCTCACCGCCCTGGAACGCCGCGCAGAACGCTGA
- a CDS encoding P1 family peptidase: MRNAITDVPGVLVGHVTRIGGGFLTGTTAVLLPPGNLVVADVRGGGPATVDTAAVDARYGGREVPGVVLTGGSAFGLAAARGAAAELGGGVVPGAALFDLGRGGDFGARPDASFGALAVRAASVEAPQGNVGAGTGALNVALKGGLGTASADLGGGVVVGAIAALNAVGPSYAPDGLPLAAGLGLPGEFPSAILDPAVAPAPPAPPPFNTVIGVVATNAAVPPFALAAAAQDGLALAVSPAHGTADGDTVFGAVTGARQAPPDEVLRAASRVFARALVHGLLAAEPVTTPRGRLTAHRELFPRTRAAHRAAHRGA; this comes from the coding sequence GTGCGCAACGCGATCACCGACGTCCCCGGCGTGCTGGTCGGGCACGTGACGCGGATCGGCGGGGGCTTCCTCACCGGGACCACCGCCGTGCTGCTGCCGCCCGGCAACCTCGTCGTCGCCGACGTGCGCGGTGGTGGGCCCGCGACGGTGGACACGGCCGCCGTGGACGCGCGGTACGGCGGGCGGGAGGTGCCCGGTGTCGTGCTGACCGGGGGCAGCGCCTTCGGGTTGGCCGCCGCGCGCGGGGCCGCCGCCGAGCTGGGTGGTGGGGTGGTGCCCGGCGCGGCGCTGTTCGACCTCGGGCGCGGCGGGGACTTCGGGGCGCGGCCGGACGCCTCGTTCGGGGCGCTCGCGGTGCGGGCGGCCTCGGTGGAGGCGCCGCAGGGCAACGTCGGCGCGGGCACGGGCGCGCTCAACGTGGCGCTCAAGGGCGGACTCGGGACCGCGAGCGCGGACCTGGGCGGCGGGGTCGTGGTGGGCGCGATCGCGGCGCTCAACGCGGTCGGGCCGTCCTACGCGCCCGACGGGCTGCCGCTGGCCGCCGGGCTGGGGCTGCCCGGCGAGTTCCCGAGCGCGATCCTGGACCCGGCGGTGGCGCCGGCGCCGCCGGCGCCACCGCCGTTCAACACCGTCATCGGCGTCGTCGCCACCAACGCGGCCGTGCCGCCGTTCGCCCTCGCCGCCGCCGCGCAGGACGGGCTGGCGCTGGCGGTCTCCCCGGCGCACGGCACGGCCGACGGCGACACCGTGTTCGGCGCGGTGACCGGCGCGCGCCAGGCCCCGCCGGACGAGGTGCTGCGCGCCGCGTCGCGGGTGTTCGCCCGAGCGCTGGTCCACGGGCTGCTGGCCGCCGAGCCGGTCACCACCCCGCGGGGGCGCCTCACCGCGCACCGGGAGCTGTTCCCGCGCACCCGCGCCGCCCACCGCGCCGCCCACCGCGGCGCGTGA
- a CDS encoding GTP pyrophosphokinase — MEIDVADGLRRSLVVYKFALDELMTKLRILSEEFDLVHRHDPIEHIAQRVKRPEAILAKLRRKGLPEDLDLAGEHLDDVAGVRVICPFVSDVYRVAAMLGRQSDVEVLLTKDYITTPKPNGYRSLHVIVRIPVFLSDQVVHVKVEVQLRTIAMDFWATLEHKLHYKYDRQVPAGFVEELTRTAAIAAELDERMQALHHVVQRGE; from the coding sequence ATGGAAATCGACGTCGCGGACGGACTGCGGCGGTCCCTGGTGGTGTACAAGTTCGCGCTCGACGAGCTGATGACGAAGCTCCGCATCCTCAGCGAGGAGTTCGACCTCGTGCACCGGCACGACCCGATCGAGCACATCGCGCAGCGGGTGAAGCGCCCCGAGGCGATCCTGGCCAAGCTGCGCCGCAAGGGCCTCCCGGAGGACCTGGACCTGGCGGGCGAGCACCTGGACGACGTGGCGGGCGTCCGCGTGATCTGCCCGTTCGTGTCGGACGTGTACCGCGTCGCCGCGATGCTCGGGCGGCAGAGCGACGTGGAAGTGCTGCTGACCAAGGACTACATCACCACCCCGAAGCCGAACGGGTACCGGAGCCTGCACGTGATCGTGCGGATCCCGGTGTTCCTGTCGGACCAGGTCGTGCACGTCAAGGTGGAGGTGCAGCTGCGCACCATCGCGATGGACTTCTGGGCCACGCTGGAGCACAAGCTGCACTACAAGTACGACCGCCAGGTCCCGGCGGGGTTCGTGGAGGAGCTCACGCGGACGGCGGCGATCGCGGCGGAGCTGGACGAGCGGATGCAGGCGCTGCACCACGTGGTGCAGCGGGGGGAGTGA
- a CDS encoding GGDEF domain-containing protein, whose amino-acid sequence MLSVDLLALLAVAAAATTRQPTTRHDWVVLAVLLACAALHLVFSRWIERARRDATGLPHLDLCSIWIFAGSLLLPPPLVGVLVVVLYAHRWWVVGRWDPFRPPHRGVFTAAMMLLVALAANVVATATGLRESLAAGHLEGPWDLLGLMGAGSVYWTVNTALVAGVIVLTTGARTHLFGGPLDNLLEAAQLSLAFFVALAVAWWPGFALPMVVAAVALHRTVLIHQLELAARTDAKTGLLNAEAWHLQARVELNRTRQRGDSLGLLMIDVDHFKGINDTHGHQTGDEVLRSIADVIRESVRRGDSVGRFGGEEFVVLLPGAGRDESMAIAERARCRVGLLGTGAGPVRGLTVSVGVAVWPDVPEDTVEGLLAAADGALYQAKRLGRDQSRAAWSHPVPSVRSDQGG is encoded by the coding sequence GTGCTCTCGGTGGACCTGCTCGCCCTGCTGGCCGTGGCCGCCGCCGCGACGACGCGCCAGCCGACGACCAGGCACGACTGGGTCGTCCTGGCGGTGTTGCTCGCCTGCGCAGCGCTGCACCTGGTCTTCTCCCGCTGGATCGAGCGCGCCCGCAGGGACGCGACCGGTCTGCCGCACCTCGACCTGTGCAGCATCTGGATATTCGCCGGTTCCCTGCTGCTCCCGCCACCCCTGGTCGGAGTATTGGTGGTCGTGCTCTACGCCCACCGCTGGTGGGTGGTCGGCCGCTGGGACCCGTTCCGCCCGCCCCACCGGGGCGTGTTCACCGCCGCGATGATGCTGCTGGTCGCCCTCGCCGCCAACGTGGTCGCCACCGCCACCGGCCTGCGCGAGAGCCTGGCCGCGGGCCACCTCGAAGGCCCCTGGGACCTGCTCGGGCTGATGGGGGCGGGCTCGGTCTACTGGACGGTCAACACCGCGCTCGTCGCGGGCGTCATCGTGCTCACCACCGGCGCGCGCACCCACCTGTTCGGCGGCCCCCTGGACAACCTCCTGGAGGCCGCCCAGCTCAGCCTCGCGTTCTTCGTCGCGCTCGCCGTGGCCTGGTGGCCCGGTTTCGCGCTCCCGATGGTCGTGGCCGCCGTCGCGCTGCACCGCACCGTGCTGATCCACCAGCTGGAGCTGGCCGCCCGCACCGACGCCAAGACCGGCCTGCTCAACGCCGAGGCGTGGCACCTGCAGGCGCGCGTCGAGCTCAACCGCACCCGCCAGCGCGGCGACTCCCTGGGCCTGCTCATGATCGACGTGGACCACTTCAAGGGCATCAACGACACCCACGGCCACCAGACCGGCGACGAGGTGCTGCGCTCCATCGCCGACGTCATCCGCGAGTCGGTGCGCCGGGGCGACAGCGTCGGCCGGTTCGGCGGCGAGGAGTTCGTGGTGCTGCTGCCCGGCGCGGGCCGCGACGAGTCGATGGCCATCGCCGAGCGCGCCCGCTGCCGCGTGGGCCTGCTGGGCACCGGCGCGGGCCCCGTGCGCGGCCTCACGGTCAGCGTCGGGGTGGCCGTGTGGCCGGATGTGCCCGAGGACACCGTCGAAGGTCTCCTCGCCGCCGCCGACGGGGCCCTCTACCAGGCCAAACGCCTCGGCCGGGACCAGAGCCGGGCGGCCTGGAGCCACCCGGTGCCCTCGGTCCGCAGCGATCAGGGCGGCTGA
- a CDS encoding M24 family metallopeptidase, whose product MSTRVGPLDVEALRSRLDRATAAAAVAGVDALLISPGSDLRYLIGAGGASFERLTCLVVPVGGDPVLVVPKLEQPGYAAVPTEALGVEVATWVDGEDPYALVRKALKGTARTAVADMTPALHVLGLRGAIGGEQVLAGPILRELRMRKDAAEIAALRKAGEAIDRVHARVGEWLRAGRTEAEVGADIAAAIVAEGHEVAEFVIVGSGPNGASPHHSLSDRVIEVGDVVVVDIGGPVAEGYNSDSTRTYSIGEPRDADVRETYAVLQAAQQAAVDAARPGVTCEAVDAAAREVIDAAGFGQYFVHRTGHGIGLDVHEEPYIVAGNDLPLEAGMAFSVEPGIYLPGRWGARIEDIVIATGSGSERLNNRPHELVVLEA is encoded by the coding sequence ATGTCGACCCGTGTTGGACCCCTGGACGTGGAAGCCCTGCGCTCCCGACTGGACCGCGCCACCGCAGCCGCCGCCGTCGCGGGCGTGGACGCGCTGCTCATCTCGCCCGGCTCCGACCTGCGCTACCTCATCGGCGCGGGTGGGGCCTCGTTCGAGCGGCTCACCTGTCTGGTGGTCCCGGTCGGCGGGGACCCGGTGCTCGTCGTGCCGAAGCTGGAGCAGCCGGGGTACGCGGCCGTCCCCACGGAGGCGCTCGGGGTGGAGGTCGCCACCTGGGTGGACGGCGAGGACCCGTACGCGCTGGTCCGCAAGGCGCTGAAGGGGACCGCGCGCACCGCGGTGGCCGACATGACGCCCGCGCTGCACGTGCTGGGGCTTCGGGGCGCGATCGGCGGGGAGCAGGTGCTCGCGGGGCCGATCCTGCGGGAGCTGCGGATGCGCAAGGACGCGGCCGAGATCGCCGCGCTGCGCAAGGCGGGCGAGGCGATCGACCGGGTGCACGCCCGCGTCGGGGAGTGGCTGCGGGCCGGGCGGACCGAGGCCGAGGTCGGGGCCGACATCGCCGCCGCGATCGTCGCCGAGGGGCACGAGGTCGCCGAGTTCGTGATCGTCGGGTCGGGGCCCAACGGGGCGTCGCCGCACCACAGCCTGTCCGACCGGGTGATCGAGGTCGGGGACGTGGTGGTGGTCGACATCGGCGGGCCCGTGGCCGAGGGGTACAACTCGGACTCGACCCGGACCTACTCGATCGGTGAGCCGCGTGACGCGGACGTGCGGGAGACGTACGCCGTGCTCCAGGCGGCCCAGCAGGCCGCGGTGGACGCGGCGCGGCCGGGGGTGACCTGCGAGGCCGTCGACGCCGCCGCGCGCGAGGTGATCGACGCGGCCGGGTTCGGGCAGTACTTCGTGCACCGGACCGGGCACGGCATCGGGCTGGACGTGCACGAGGAGCCGTACATCGTCGCGGGCAACGACCTGCCGCTGGAGGCGGGGATGGCGTTCAGCGTGGAGCCCGGCATCTACCTGCCGGGGCGGTGGGGCGCGCGGATCGAGGACATCGTCATCGCCACCGGGAGCGGCTCCGAGCGGTTGAACAACCGGCCGCACGAGCTGGTGGTGCTTGAGGCGTGA
- a CDS encoding aminotransferase class IV, which translates to MRRIEVDGVAATAQDMAGLFGNYGHFTAFQVRNGLVRGMDQHLDRLAEGNRELYSLDLDRDRVRALVARALRGVGDASVRVVLFGVDAPTTLVSVREPREPPELPQSLLPVEHVRPLPHVKHLGGFERAVHHRAAREAGFDGALLIGGGGLVVESAVANIGFLTGDEIVWADGPWLHGTTMRLLEEHAPSRRAPVRLADLGAHDGAFTANSWGVAPVHRIGDVRYPVGRAFERLRATFAAIPQHPVTP; encoded by the coding sequence GTGCGCAGGATCGAGGTCGACGGCGTGGCCGCCACCGCCCAGGACATGGCGGGCCTGTTCGGCAACTACGGCCACTTCACCGCGTTCCAGGTGAGGAACGGCCTGGTCAGAGGCATGGACCAGCACCTGGACCGGCTGGCCGAGGGCAACCGCGAGCTGTACTCCCTGGACCTGGACCGGGACCGGGTGCGCGCGCTGGTCGCCCGTGCCCTGCGCGGGGTGGGCGACGCGTCCGTGCGCGTGGTGCTGTTCGGCGTCGACGCGCCCACCACCCTGGTGTCCGTGCGCGAGCCCAGGGAGCCGCCCGAACTGCCGCAGTCGCTCCTGCCCGTGGAGCACGTGCGCCCGCTCCCGCACGTGAAGCACCTGGGCGGTTTCGAGCGCGCGGTGCACCACCGGGCCGCCCGCGAAGCCGGCTTCGACGGCGCCCTGCTCATCGGCGGGGGCGGCCTGGTCGTCGAGTCGGCGGTGGCGAACATCGGCTTCCTCACCGGCGACGAGATCGTCTGGGCGGACGGCCCCTGGCTCCACGGCACCACCATGCGCCTGCTGGAGGAGCACGCGCCCTCCCGGCGCGCCCCGGTGCGCCTGGCCGACCTCGGCGCGCACGACGGCGCGTTCACCGCCAACTCGTGGGGCGTGGCCCCGGTCCACCGCATCGGCGACGTCCGCTACCCGGTGGGCCGGGCCTTCGAGCGCCTCAGAGCCACCTTCGCCGCGATCCCCCAGCACCCCGTCACCCCCTGA